Proteins encoded by one window of Armatimonadota bacterium:
- the rmuC gene encoding DNA recombination protein RmuC encodes MTVPVVLWIVLGFLVAGALGWLLAWALLRARPPREETAALSDLRAQIEVMAQSQTTVQQALTTVQGTLGDLQARLVETGAGIKDHLSRDLQEARRDLQETRRVIDEVRTVQAARRQMEDELRQAVGRIEAVMAGRERRGQAGEQMLAAALRQLPASMVEQGFKVNGKTVEFALVLPGGRRLPIDSKWTAGDLLQRLAAAHSGPEADALADEIERCVGRRAREVAQYISPPATLPWAVAAVPDPAYAVCRKAHLEAFRAGVIVLPYSLTLPYLLTLYQMQLQYAGSVDAERLGTALTQMERHLEALDRTLENSVARAITMLENAYGDLKRGTGDLRGTLAGLRQAAQEAREERPV; translated from the coding sequence GGCTCCTGGCGTGGGCCCTCCTGCGCGCCCGCCCGCCCCGGGAGGAGACCGCGGCCCTGAGCGACCTGCGCGCCCAGATTGAGGTTATGGCCCAGAGCCAGACGACAGTCCAGCAGGCGCTGACCACCGTCCAGGGCACGCTGGGCGACCTGCAGGCGAGGCTGGTGGAGACCGGCGCCGGCATCAAGGATCACCTGAGCCGCGACCTGCAGGAGGCCCGCCGTGACCTCCAGGAGACCCGCCGCGTCATCGACGAGGTCCGCACCGTTCAGGCCGCCCGCCGGCAGATGGAGGACGAACTCCGACAGGCCGTCGGCCGTATCGAGGCCGTCATGGCCGGCCGGGAGCGCCGGGGCCAAGCGGGCGAGCAGATGCTCGCCGCGGCGCTGCGCCAGCTGCCCGCCTCGATGGTGGAGCAGGGTTTCAAGGTGAACGGCAAGACCGTGGAGTTCGCCCTGGTCCTCCCTGGCGGTCGCCGCCTGCCCATCGACTCCAAGTGGACCGCGGGAGACCTGCTGCAGCGGCTGGCGGCGGCCCATTCCGGACCCGAGGCCGATGCCCTGGCCGACGAGATCGAGCGCTGCGTTGGCCGCCGCGCCCGCGAGGTGGCCCAGTACATCAGCCCGCCCGCCACACTACCCTGGGCGGTTGCCGCTGTCCCCGACCCTGCCTACGCCGTCTGCCGGAAGGCCCACCTTGAAGCCTTCCGCGCCGGGGTCATTGTCCTTCCCTACAGCCTGACTCTGCCCTACCTGCTGACCCTGTACCAGATGCAGCTTCAGTACGCCGGCTCCGTGGACGCAGAGCGCCTGGGCACTGCCCTTACCCAGATGGAGCGCCACCTGGAGGCCCTGGACCGCACCCTGGAGAACAGCGTGGCCAGGGCCATCACGATGCTGGAGAACGCCTACGGGGACCTGAAGCGCGGCACCGGCGACCTGCGAGGGACACTCGCCGGGTTGCGCCAGGCCGCGCAGGAGGCTCGGGAGGAAAGGCCGGTATAA